One region of Streptomyces rishiriensis genomic DNA includes:
- a CDS encoding SGNH/GDSL hydrolase family protein has translation MQTNPTHTSLVAIGDSFTEGMSDLLPDGSYRGWADLLAARMAARTPGFRYANLAVRGKLIGQIVEEQVPVATAMGADVITLVGGLNDTLRPKCDMGRVKGLLTEAVERLAPACKELVLMRSPGRQGPVLERFRPRMEELFVHVEELGQRHGALVVDLYGAPSLGDPRLWDVDRLHLTAEGHRRVAEAVWQSLGHDPEDAEWHLPMPATLPPGWAARRVADARFARQYLLPWIGRRLTGRSSGDGLPPKRPDLLPYEGQA, from the coding sequence ATGCAGACGAATCCCACACACACCAGCCTGGTCGCGATCGGCGACTCCTTCACCGAGGGCATGTCGGACCTGCTGCCCGACGGCTCCTACCGGGGCTGGGCGGACCTCCTCGCCGCGCGGATGGCCGCCCGCACCCCCGGCTTCCGGTACGCCAACCTGGCGGTACGCGGCAAGCTGATCGGACAGATCGTCGAGGAGCAGGTGCCGGTGGCCACCGCGATGGGCGCCGACGTGATCACCCTGGTCGGCGGCCTGAACGACACCCTGCGCCCCAAGTGCGACATGGGCCGTGTGAAAGGCCTGCTGACCGAGGCCGTGGAGCGCCTGGCCCCCGCCTGCAAGGAGCTGGTGCTGATGCGCAGCCCCGGCCGTCAGGGACCGGTCCTCGAGCGGTTCAGGCCGCGCATGGAGGAGCTGTTCGTGCATGTCGAGGAGCTGGGGCAGCGGCACGGCGCGCTCGTCGTCGACCTGTACGGCGCGCCGTCCCTCGGCGATCCGCGCCTGTGGGACGTCGACCGGCTGCACCTGACGGCGGAGGGCCACCGCCGGGTCGCGGAGGCGGTCTGGCAGAGCCTCGGGCACGACCCCGAGGACGCCGAGTGGCACCTGCCGATGCCGGCGACCCTGCCGCCGGGCTGGGCCGCCCGCCGCGTCGCGGACGCGCGCTTCGCCCGGCAGTACCTGCTCCCCTGGATAGGCCGCCGCCTGACCGGCCGGTCCTCCGGGGACGGCCTGCCGCCGAAGCGGCCCGACCTGCTGCCGTACGAGGGTCAGGCCTAG
- the purB gene encoding adenylosuccinate lyase has product MTSAPAKPRIPNVLAGRYASAELATLWSPEQKVKLERQLWLAVLRAQKDLGIEVPDAAITDYERVLDTVDLASIAEREKVTRHDVKARIEEFNDLAGHEQVHKGMTSRDLTENVEQLQIRLSLELVRDRTVAVLARLGKLAGEYGELVMAGRSHNVAAQATTLGKRFATAADELLVAYGRVEELLERYPLRGIKGPVGTAQDMLDLLGGDAAKLSELEDRIAGHLGFSQAFTSVGQVYPRSLDYEVVTALVQLAAAPSSLAKTIRLMAGHELVTEGFKPGQVGSSAMPHKMNTRSCERVNGLMVILRGYASMTGELAGDQWNEGDVSCSVVRRVALPDAFFALDGLLETFLTVLDEFGAFPAVVARELDRYLPFLATTKVLMGAVRAGVGREVAHEAIKENAVASALAMRERGAERNELLDKLAADERLPLDRARLDELMADKLSFTGAASAQVSTVVGRIEEIVKQRPEAAGYTPGAIL; this is encoded by the coding sequence GTGACTTCCGCTCCCGCCAAGCCCCGTATCCCGAACGTCCTCGCCGGACGCTACGCCTCCGCCGAGCTCGCCACGCTCTGGTCGCCCGAGCAGAAGGTGAAGCTGGAGCGTCAGCTCTGGCTCGCCGTACTGCGGGCTCAGAAGGACCTCGGCATCGAGGTGCCGGACGCGGCGATCACCGACTACGAGCGTGTCCTCGACACCGTCGACCTGGCCTCCATCGCCGAGCGCGAGAAGGTCACCCGGCACGACGTGAAGGCCCGGATCGAGGAGTTCAACGACCTCGCCGGCCATGAGCAGGTCCACAAGGGCATGACGTCCCGCGACCTGACGGAGAACGTCGAGCAGCTCCAGATCCGGCTCTCGCTGGAGCTCGTCCGCGACCGCACGGTGGCCGTGCTGGCGCGCCTCGGCAAGCTGGCCGGCGAGTACGGCGAGCTCGTCATGGCCGGGCGCTCCCACAACGTGGCCGCGCAGGCCACGACCCTCGGCAAGCGGTTCGCGACCGCCGCCGACGAGCTGCTCGTCGCGTACGGCCGGGTCGAGGAGCTGCTCGAGCGTTACCCGCTGCGCGGCATCAAGGGCCCGGTCGGCACCGCCCAGGACATGCTCGACCTGCTCGGGGGCGACGCCGCCAAGCTCAGCGAGCTGGAGGACCGGATCGCCGGTCACCTGGGCTTCTCGCAGGCGTTCACGTCCGTCGGCCAGGTCTACCCGCGGTCGCTGGACTACGAGGTCGTCACCGCGCTGGTGCAGCTCGCGGCCGCCCCCTCCTCGCTGGCGAAGACGATCCGGCTGATGGCCGGGCACGAGCTGGTGACCGAGGGGTTCAAGCCCGGCCAGGTCGGCTCCTCGGCGATGCCGCACAAGATGAACACCCGTTCCTGCGAGCGCGTCAACGGCCTGATGGTCATCCTGCGGGGCTACGCGTCGATGACCGGCGAGCTGGCGGGCGACCAGTGGAACGAGGGCGACGTGTCGTGCTCGGTGGTGCGCCGGGTCGCTCTGCCGGACGCCTTCTTCGCGCTCGACGGCCTTCTGGAGACGTTCCTGACGGTGCTCGACGAGTTCGGCGCCTTCCCGGCGGTCGTCGCCCGGGAGCTGGACCGCTACCTGCCGTTCCTCGCCACCACCAAGGTGCTGATGGGCGCGGTGCGCGCGGGCGTCGGCCGTGAGGTCGCGCACGAGGCGATCAAGGAGAACGCCGTCGCCTCGGCACTCGCCATGCGTGAGCGCGGGGCCGAGCGCAACGAGCTGCTGGACAAGCTGGCCGCCGACGAGCGGCTCCCGCTCGACCGTGCCCGGCTGGACGAGTTGATGGCCGACAAGCTGTCCTTCACGGGCGCCGCTTCGGCCCAGGTGAGCACGGTCGTCGGCCGGATCGAGGAGATCGTGAAGCAGCGCCCCGAGGCCGCCGGCTACACCCCCGGAGCGATCCTCTGA